In Alistipes sp. ZOR0009, one genomic interval encodes:
- a CDS encoding SusC/RagA family TonB-linked outer membrane protein, which translates to MSNAFKPNLSFKSLLLKLTMAVLILFAGPALAQDLKITGKVLDEKGQTIPGASVIVKGKTTGAATDVNGAFSIKVAKGDVLVVSYIGYKPTEQKISSSSPIEFVLELDNTKIDEVVVIGYGTIKKSDLTGSVASVKKEDLLKRATTNPVEALQGKVAGISIKKFGGNAGSNAKMTIHGLSTFGDASPLYIIDGFPGDITTVAPADIENLEILKDGAASAIYGSLAGNGVVIVTTRKGNQGKVKINFNSYLSFNKVDNKLDLLDAEGYKLVHKRMYEEYNRQFPNNPMALPEYINAKIDVNSNWQDAVLRNGLAQNYNLGITGGQDNLLFALSTNMTNDKGIFIGNQFKEKGGRMKLNFKKSILEVESVVSYRATDNEQPKFSFKETYMISPLAPIYDPSQEAGFGLTGSKYEIPTNRNPLAEDHFKTSWSKSQNFNGTIAATLKFTDWLQYKSGYSYNSINSQGYYHSPKYKSSIKDIVLYPYYSEDRTFYETQTFDNVLTFNKKIADHSINLIAGTSVTSQKSNWNSVSIEGKTTVYNDKGEPSTIPSGFLDEYFKTIDGGQGGTYNASGSKYEYNRLSYFGRMNYSFLNRYLLQATIRKDGSSKFGKDSRWGTFPSVALGWKITEEEFFPRNTVINNLKLRASWGLLGNESILGYYGSQPLIVSGNYLKYGYVQGSAGNPWPGSIATSFEDQKLQWESAESKNIGIDYSLFDSKLTGTLNFFINGTNDLLITKVLPASAGLVNPIMNVGSFENKGVEFELSYRNSYKEFNYNIGFNISYIKNEVTKLSSNDQAIPGEGLKFGTSHFPTSTKVGYPVGAFFLYETDGIFQSIEEVNAYVNSKGKKLQPLAQPGDLRFRDTNGDGVITDKDKTFQGSGMPKVEASLNLNCSYHGLDFSFLLGSGWGHKLYNANRYLYESMSSGSNFLSSTLNSWTPQNKNTDIPRAVLNDPNGNTKESDRFLENGDFIRLRNIQLGYSFQPSILKKVNIDNLRIYASGENIWTWTNYTGIDPEFARSSAFNGGIDNLTTPFTKSYVFGIQLTF; encoded by the coding sequence ATGAGTAACGCATTTAAACCTAATCTTAGTTTTAAATCGCTGTTGTTAAAGTTAACAATGGCGGTTCTAATTCTTTTCGCGGGTCCTGCACTAGCCCAGGACTTAAAAATCACAGGAAAAGTACTGGACGAAAAAGGACAAACAATCCCAGGTGCTTCTGTCATCGTAAAAGGAAAGACAACAGGAGCAGCAACTGATGTCAACGGAGCATTTTCCATTAAAGTCGCTAAAGGAGATGTTCTCGTAGTAAGCTACATTGGCTATAAGCCAACGGAACAAAAAATCAGTTCGTCCTCTCCTATCGAGTTTGTCCTTGAATTGGACAACACCAAAATTGACGAGGTGGTAGTTATTGGTTATGGAACCATAAAGAAGAGCGACCTTACCGGATCGGTAGCATCAGTAAAAAAAGAGGATTTACTCAAAAGGGCAACAACTAATCCTGTTGAAGCGCTGCAAGGAAAAGTTGCTGGAATCTCTATAAAAAAATTTGGAGGTAATGCAGGCTCAAATGCTAAAATGACAATACACGGGCTCAGCACCTTTGGTGATGCCTCCCCTCTTTACATCATAGATGGTTTCCCTGGTGATATTACGACAGTAGCCCCTGCAGATATCGAAAATCTTGAGATCCTAAAAGACGGTGCAGCTTCTGCAATTTATGGGTCGCTTGCAGGTAATGGGGTTGTTATAGTTACGACAAGAAAAGGTAACCAAGGGAAAGTTAAAATCAACTTTAACTCTTACTTAAGTTTTAACAAAGTAGACAACAAACTTGACCTATTAGACGCTGAGGGATATAAACTTGTACACAAACGCATGTACGAAGAATATAACAGGCAATTCCCAAACAATCCTATGGCATTACCTGAATATATTAATGCAAAAATTGATGTTAACTCCAATTGGCAAGATGCGGTTCTAAGAAATGGACTAGCTCAAAACTACAACCTTGGCATAACAGGTGGCCAAGACAATCTTCTCTTTGCCCTTTCAACCAACATGACCAATGACAAAGGAATTTTCATTGGCAATCAGTTCAAAGAAAAAGGAGGTAGAATGAAATTAAACTTTAAGAAGTCCATTTTGGAAGTTGAATCAGTAGTGTCGTACCGCGCAACCGACAATGAACAACCAAAATTCAGCTTTAAGGAAACATACATGATTTCTCCCCTTGCTCCGATTTACGATCCAAGTCAGGAAGCTGGATTTGGATTAACTGGAAGTAAATATGAAATACCAACCAACAGAAACCCTCTTGCTGAAGATCATTTTAAAACAAGTTGGAGCAAAAGTCAAAACTTTAATGGGACAATAGCTGCAACACTTAAGTTTACAGATTGGTTACAGTATAAAAGTGGCTACTCATACAATAGCATAAATAGCCAAGGCTACTATCATAGCCCAAAATACAAATCAAGCATTAAGGATATAGTTCTTTACCCCTACTATTCGGAAGATAGAACGTTCTATGAAACTCAGACATTTGACAATGTTCTGACATTTAATAAAAAAATAGCAGATCACTCTATAAACTTAATTGCAGGAACTTCCGTAACAAGTCAAAAATCTAATTGGAACTCCGTTTCAATTGAAGGAAAAACTACGGTTTATAACGACAAGGGTGAACCATCTACCATTCCTAGTGGTTTCCTAGACGAATACTTTAAAACCATCGATGGAGGACAGGGAGGAACATACAATGCATCTGGCTCGAAATATGAGTACAACCGCCTATCCTATTTTGGACGTATGAATTATTCTTTCTTGAATAGGTACTTACTCCAAGCTACAATTCGTAAAGATGGTTCATCAAAATTCGGGAAAGACAGCAGATGGGGAACATTCCCGTCAGTTGCTTTAGGATGGAAAATAACAGAAGAAGAATTCTTCCCCAGAAACACGGTTATTAACAATCTTAAATTAAGGGCTAGTTGGGGACTTTTAGGGAACGAATCAATTCTTGGCTATTACGGATCACAGCCTCTAATTGTTTCTGGTAATTATCTAAAATATGGGTATGTGCAAGGAAGCGCAGGAAATCCTTGGCCTGGAAGTATTGCAACATCTTTTGAAGATCAAAAACTACAATGGGAATCTGCCGAGTCTAAAAATATAGGAATAGACTATTCTTTATTTGACTCAAAACTTACAGGTACGCTTAATTTCTTTATAAATGGCACCAACGATTTGTTAATAACAAAAGTACTGCCAGCATCGGCAGGTTTAGTCAACCCTATTATGAACGTTGGAAGTTTTGAGAATAAAGGTGTTGAGTTTGAATTAAGTTACCGAAATTCTTACAAAGAATTTAATTACAACATAGGATTTAACATCTCTTATATCAAAAACGAGGTAACCAAACTTTCCTCAAATGACCAAGCAATTCCTGGCGAAGGTCTCAAGTTCGGAACATCACACTTCCCAACCTCTACAAAAGTTGGCTACCCTGTTGGAGCATTTTTCTTATACGAAACAGACGGTATTTTCCAATCTATTGAGGAGGTAAATGCCTATGTAAACTCTAAAGGAAAAAAACTTCAGCCACTAGCACAACCTGGAGACCTAAGATTCAGGGACACCAATGGAGATGGAGTAATAACTGATAAAGATAAAACGTTCCAAGGATCAGGTATGCCCAAAGTAGAAGCTAGCCTAAACCTAAACTGCTCTTACCATGGATTAGATTTTAGCTTCCTTTTGGGAAGTGGCTGGGGGCATAAACTGTACAATGCCAACAGGTATCTTTATGAGTCGATGAGTTCAGGATCAAACTTTTTAAGCAGCACTCTTAACTCTTGGACTCCTCAAAATAAGAACACAGACATTCCAAGAGCGGTATTAAACGACCCTAATGGTAACACTAAAGAATCTGATAGATTCCTAGAAAATGGTGATTTTATAAGACTACGAAATATCCAACTAGGATATTCATTCCAACCATCCATTCTTAAGAAAGTAAATATTGACAACTTAAGAATTTATGCTAGCGGCGAAAACATTTGGACATGGACAAACTATACAGGTATTGATCCAGAGTTTGCACGAAGCAGTGCTTTTAATGGAGGTATCGACAACCTCACTACTCCATTCACAAAATCGTACGTATTTGGCATTCAACTAACTTTTTAA